The region AGCAGGATGAGGTCCATGGGCGGCGGCCTAGATGTACCGCTGCTGCCGCCCGCGGAACTTCACCCGGCCCTTCTTCATGAAGCCGTCGTAGCGGCGAAGCAGAAGGTGCTGCTGCATCTGCTGCACGGTGTCGAGCCCCACGCCCACCACGATCAGCAGGCCGGTGCCGCCCAGCAGGCGCGACAGGCCGGTCACGCCCAGCGCGTGCAGCACCGCGGTCGGGATGATGGCGATGGCCGCCAGGAAGAACGCCCCCGGCAGCGTGATGCGGCTCAGCACCCGGTCGATGTACTCGGCCGTGCGCACGCCCGGCTTCACGCCGGGGATGAACGCGCCCTGCTTCTTCAGGTTCTCGGCCAGGTCCACCGGGTTGAAGATGATGGCCGTGTAGAAGTACGTGAAGAAGACGATCAGCAGCGTGAGCAGCGCGTAGTAGATGCCCGTGCCCGGCGCGAACCACTGCGCCGCGTCGTGCAGCGCGCGGTTCTTCGTGAAGGCCGCCAGCGTGCTCGGCACGATCACGATCGACTGCGCGAAGATGATGGGCATCACGCCCGCCGAGTTGATGCGCAGCGGCACGAACGACTTCTGCCCCTGCCGGATGCGCCCGCGGCCCATGACCTTCTGCGGGATCTGCACCGGGATCTTGCGGGCCGCCATGGTGATCGCGACGGTGCCGGAGATGGTCACCAGCATCATCACGATCAGCCCCAGCACGCCCACGGCGTGCACCTGGCCGGCCTGCACGAGCTTCACCGTCTCGAAGATGGCCGTGGGCAGCCCCTCGATGATGGAGAAGAAGATGAGCAGGCTCATGCCGTTGCCGATGCCGCGCTCGGTGATCTGCTCGCCCAGCCACATCACGAACACCGCGCCCGTGACCAGGGTGAGGATCATCATGAAGCGGAAGCTCCACCCGGGGTGCGCCACCGCGCCGGGGACCTGCGGCGACTCCAGGAAGAGCGCGAAGCCGTAGGCCTGGAAGATGGCGAGCACGACCGTGGCGTAGCGCGTGTACTGCGTGAGCTTCTTCCGGCCGTCCTCGCCCTCCTTCTGCATCTTCTCGACGCTCGGGAACACCGTGGCCAGCAGCTGGAACATGATGCTGGCCGAGATGTAGGGCATGATGCCCAGGGCGAAGACCGTCGCCTTGGACAGCCCGCCTCCCACGAACATGTCGTAGATCCCGAACGCCGTACCCTGCATGGACTGCGCGAACGCACGGAGCGCGTTCACGTCGATGCCCGGCGCCGTGACGTGCGCGCCGATGCGGTAGACGAAGAGGCACAGGAGCGTGAAGAGGATCTTCTCCTTCAGCTCCGGGATCCGGAACAGGTTGGCGACGGGGTTCGACATGGTCAGCCGATCTCCGTGACGCTGCCGCCCAGGCCCTCGATCTTCTCGCGGGCCGTGCGGCTGAACTTGTGCGCCGAGATGGCGATCTTGCGCGTGAGGTCGCCCGTGCCGAGCACCTTCACGGGCCGGCGCGCGTGGCCGATGAGGCCGTTCTCGCGCAGCGACTCGGGGGTGATCTCGGCGTCGCCGTCCAGCTGCTCCAGCTGGTACAGGTTGACGACCTGGTACTCCACCCGGTTCAGCGGGGTGAAGCCGCGCTTGGGC is a window of Longimicrobiaceae bacterium DNA encoding:
- the secY gene encoding preprotein translocase subunit SecY yields the protein MSNPVANLFRIPELKEKILFTLLCLFVYRIGAHVTAPGIDVNALRAFAQSMQGTAFGIYDMFVGGGLSKATVFALGIMPYISASIMFQLLATVFPSVEKMQKEGEDGRKKLTQYTRYATVVLAIFQAYGFALFLESPQVPGAVAHPGWSFRFMMILTLVTGAVFVMWLGEQITERGIGNGMSLLIFFSIIEGLPTAIFETVKLVQAGQVHAVGVLGLIVMMLVTISGTVAITMAARKIPVQIPQKVMGRGRIRQGQKSFVPLRINSAGVMPIIFAQSIVIVPSTLAAFTKNRALHDAAQWFAPGTGIYYALLTLLIVFFTYFYTAIIFNPVDLAENLKKQGAFIPGVKPGVRTAEYIDRVLSRITLPGAFFLAAIAIIPTAVLHALGVTGLSRLLGGTGLLIVVGVGLDTVQQMQQHLLLRRYDGFMKKGRVKFRGRQQRYI
- the rplO gene encoding 50S ribosomal protein L15 translates to MADLSNLRRPEGSHRDTKRLGRGPGTGTGKTAGKGHKGSKARAGHHGPGGGKAHFEGGQMPLQRRLPKRGFTPLNRVEYQVVNLYQLEQLDGDAEITPESLRENGLIGHARRPVKVLGTGDLTRKIAISAHKFSRTAREKIEGLGGSVTEIG